From the Calditrichota bacterium genome, the window TTTTTTCCATTGGCGGCGGCATCGCGGCGATTCCCTACTTTAACATGATCGCGCACGCCATTCCGGCGGAACGCCGCGGAAAATTTTGGGGCACAAAACAATTTTTAGGCGGGTTATTCGCTGTCGCTGCGGGCTACTTGGTGAAGCTCATTCTCAGTAGTAAGAAAATGGATTTCCCGCAAAATTACAGTATGCTGTTCTTTGTGACATTTGTTGTTCTCGCTATTTCCTACACCGGCTTGTCCCTGTTTCGCGAGCATGAATTTGCGCCTAAAAATGGCAAAAAGCCACCGCTGTTGCGGCAAATAAAAACTCATCTGCGCCGTTATCCTCCGCTCGGCTATGGCGTTTTAACTAATATTTTGAGCTACAGTTTATTCCTTTCATTACCATTTTTTGTGCTGTATGCCAAGGAAAAATTATCATTTCCCGCCGCGTGGATTGGCTATTTCATTTCAGCCCAAATGTCAGGTGCAATTTTGTCGAATTTAATCTGGTCGAGAATATCCGATCGTGTGGGCCCGGCTACCGTAATTCGCGGCGCTGTTTCTATGGCGTTTCTGGCGGTCACCATGGCGCTGTTTGCCAATTCATTCTGGAGTTATCTGCTGGTTTTCGTTTTTGTCGGTTTTTTTATGGATGGCGCCAATATTGGTTTCAGCAACTATTTTTTAGAAATCGGCAATGCAGAACTGCGACCGCTGTTCCTGAGTATTAGCGGGACGTTGAAATTTCCGGTTTATTTTTTTCCGCTCGTCGGCGGCATCATTGTCGACAATTTTGGTTATCAAATTTTGTTTCTGACCAATCTCGCGCTTATCGCCATTGGTTTTGTGCTATCTTTTTTGCTTTGCGAACCGAGACGCGGAGATAAGGAGTGCGAAATCACGTATGAAATCACAGATATTTGATGGAGAGTTGCTATGAGAAGAAATTTAATCGTTTCGTCCGTCATTCTTTTGTTGATTTAAAATATCCGATTTGTTCAAGTTTAAGCTTTAATGCTACTAAATTCCAATGGAAAGAATTTCTTTTTTGACATAATGAAGATTATTTACAAGATCAGAGAAACTGCAGGCGTGTTTTTCTGAACCTAAGGCGAAGTCATTTTTAAAAATTTTCAATAAATCATTTGATTTATTGAAGGAATATGCTTATTTTTCATTTAAACCTGCAGGTTAGGATTTTGTTGCCACAATGAGAGAAAATAACGGCTTTTATGAAAGCTAATAATCCAATCTGAAACCGGAGGTAGCAAAATGAAAGCAGAGCAAATTGTACAGGGGCTTTTATCGGAAGCTGGTATTAAAATCAACGGGCCTGAGCAATGGGATATTCAAGTTAAAGACAATCGTTTTTACCAAAGAATTTTGAGTGATCACGCGCTGGGGCTTGGCGAGTCTTACATGGACGATTGGTGGGAATGCGAAGCGCTGGATGAGTTTATCAGTCGGCTTCTCAAGGCGAGGATCGATGAGAAGGTAAAAGGCAACTGGAAAATGGCGCTTTATATTTTGCAGAGCAAACTTTTCAATCGGCAAAAGAGGTCGCGCGCTTCTCAAGTCAGCGAGCAACATTATGATTTGGGAAACGATTTTTACCAGACCATGTTGGATAAGCGAATGAATTACACCTGCGCTTATTGGAAAAATGCCAAAAATTTAGACCAAGCGCAGGAAGCAAAATTAGATCTTGTGTGCAAAAAAATTGGTCTGGAAAAAGGGATGACGGTGCTGGAACTCGGCTGCGGCTGGGGCAGTTTTGCTAAATTTGCCGCAGAAAAATATGGCGCCCACGTTGTCGCGGTCAATATTTCCACGCAGCAGGTCGAATTCGCCAGAGAGTATTGCAAAGCATTGCCTGTAGAAATTCGCCATCAAGATTACCGGGAAGCTGAGGGGAAATATGATCGGGTAATTTCCATCGGCATTTTGGAGCACGTGGGCTACAAGAATTACCGTACTTACATGGAGGTGGCACATCGCTGTCTGAAAGATGACGGCATCGCTTTCATTCACACCATCGGAAATAACGTCAGCACGACTTACGTCAATGCCTGGACCAACAAATACATTTTCCCGAACGGTATGCTTCCTTCCATCGCGCAAATTTCCAAAGCCCTGGAAGGTCTTTTTGTGATCGAAGATTTGCACAACATTGGCCCTGATTACGACAAGACGCTGCTGGCGTGGTACAATAATTTCGAAAAATCCTGGCCCAAATTCAAAGACAGATACGGCGAACGTTTTTTTCGCATGTGGCGGTTTTACTTATTGAGCAGCGCTGGCGGATTTCGCTCCCGTCAGCATCAACTGTGGCAATTTGTTATGACCAAGCCGGGACGAAAACAGCCGCATTGCCGAATTTGCTAAAGAAAGACAGGAGTGACTATGGTTCGCGCTGAAGTAATAGTCGTCGGCGGCGGTCCCGCTGGCTCGACCTGCGCCTGGAAATTGAAGCAGCTTGGCATTGATGCGCTGATTTTGGATAAAAAACCATTCCCGCGGCTTAAATTATGTGCTGGCTGGATTCAGCCGGAAGTAATTTCGGATTTGGAAATTGAAATCGATGACTATCCGCACCGCATCGTGAGGTTTGATCGTTTTCGCGTGCACATTAAAAATAAAAATTTGAAGATCCCGGTGAATCAATACGCCATCCGAAGAATCGAATTTGACGAGTGGCTTTTGCAGCGTTCAGGCGCTGATGTTCACACGCACGAGGTGAAAAATATTGAACAGCGCGGTGAATTTTACGTGATCGATGAAAAATTCGAGTGCCGCTATCTCGTGGGCGCTGGCGGGACGTATTGTCCTGTTTATCGAACTTTTTTTAAAGAAAAGAAACCCAGACGCAAAAATTTAATGATCGCCAGCCTGGAGCATGAATTTGCATACGATTATCAGGACGAAAATTGTCATCTTTGGTTTGTGCAAAACAATCTGCCGGGTTACTCCTGGTACGTGCCCAAAGGAAATGGCGTCCTTAATCTTGGCGTTGGCGGCTACGCGGAGAAAATCAAGGCGAACAGGGATACAATCAAAAATCAGTGGGAATTCTTCGTCAAGGAACTCAAAAAGCTAAACTTGGTTCAAAAAGTCGATTTTGAGCCCAAAGGATATGTTTACTTTCTCCGCGATGATAACGATTTTGTTCAAAATGGACGTGCTTATGTAATTGGCGATGCTGCCGGTTTGGCAACGAGAGACATGGGCGAAGGAATCGGACCCGCGGTGCGCAGCGGCATTTTGGCGGCGGAATCGATAGTTCAGAAGAAACCTTTTTCGCTGAAAAGAATCAAAAAGAATAGTTTCTCGAAGCCGGGAATGTTGTACAAGTTAGGGCGAGCATATCTATTGAGAAGTTATGATTAAAGATCAGAAACACAATGAAATAATTCTGGACAGCATCGCCGATGGCGTTTTTACTGTGGATTGCGACTGGCGAATAACGTCTTTCAATAAAGCCGCGGAAGGAATCACCGGCGTCTCTAAAAAAGAGGCGCTGGGAAGCATCTGTCGCGATGTTTTTCATTCCAATGTGTGCGATAGCCAGTGCGTTTTGAAACAGAGCATCAAAGAAAACAGGTATATCAGGAATAAATCGATTTACATCGTGAATGCCAAAGGCGAACAGGTGCCGATTACCATCAGCGCTGCGCCTTTGAAAGATGAAAGTGGCAAAATTATCGGTGGCGTTGAATCATTTCGCGATGTTTCGGAAATCGTTGAATTACGAAAAAAGCTTGAAAAAAAATATTATTTTCAGGATATAATCAGCAAAAGCGCGGGAATTCAGAAAATCTTTAGCATCTTGCCGGACATCGCTGTGAGCGACAGCACGGTTTTGATTCGAGGCGAGAGCGGAACCGGAAAGGAATTGTTCGCACAGGCGATTCACAATTTGAGCAATCGCGCTAAAAAACCGTTGATCATCGTCAACAGCGGAGCGCTGCCGGACACATTATTGGAATCTGAACTGTTTGGCTACAAAGCCGGCGCTTTCACCGACGCCAAAAGAGACAAGCCGGGAAGGTTTGCGCTGGCTGATAGCGGTACTATTTTCCTGGATGAAATAGGGGATGTTTCTCCGGCGCTGCAAGTTCGTTTGCTGCGCGTTTTGCAGGAGAAAACTTACGAGCCGTTGGGTTCCACAGAATCAATAAAATCGGATGTGCGTATCATTGCGGCGACCAATAAAAATTTGGAAAAAATGGTTGAAGAGGGGACATTTCGGGAAGATCTGTATTATCGGCTCAATGTCGTTTCCATTTCTCTTCCGCCATTACGAGAGAGGAAAGAGGACGTTCCGCTGCTCGTTAATCAGTTTATCGACAGATTTAACAAATTAAAAAATAAAAATATTGAAGGCGTCTCCGATGAAGTGTTGACCGTGCTGATGAATTACGATTTTCCGGGAAATATCAGAGAATTGGAAAATATCATTGAGTACAGTTTTATTCTCTGTCACGGAAAAACGATTCACATCAACCATCTCCCGGAGCAGTTGACGTCGAAATTCAGGAAAGTGAGTCAGCAAATCACTGCCGGAATGACTCTGGCCGAAATTCAAAAGCGTGCGGTGGAGCAGGCACTAATTCGAAATAATTGGAAAAAAATGGCGACAGCCCGAGAATTGAATGTCGACAAAGGCACTTTGCGGAGAATGATTCAAAGATTGGGAATTGAAGAACCTTAAAATAGAGGTACGAAGATGAAAATTGCCGTGACAGCAAAAGGCGGCTCTATGAGCGCGCAAACAGATGAAAGATTTGGTAGATGCAAATATTTTGTGATTGTGGATTCTGAAACCATGGGCTTCACTATTTTTGAAAATCCAAGTTTCGGAGCAGCCAGTGGCGCGGGCCCTGCGGCAGCGCGAGAGATTTCCCGGCACAACGTAGAAGTTTTACTAACTGGCAATGTCGGCGTCAATGCGCAGCAGGCGCTGGACGCCGTTGGGGTTAAGGTGGTGACAGGAGTTGGCGGCTTGACCGTGAAAGAGGCCGTAGAAAATTATTTGCAACAGCAATGATTGAAGGCAGAAAGCATACGTGCCTTGGTTAGCAAATCAATGAATTAGAGCAGTGGTTCAAATACAAAAAATTAAATTGTTTAAAATATTCAGATAGTTGTGAGGATATTTTAATTGTAAAGAAAAACGATTAGTTAGTGGAGGCTTTAAATGAGTTTAAATACGATTGGTCTTGACGACAAAACAAAGCAAAAACAATTACTTGATGACATGATCAAGGAAAACATGACGCGCATAAAACATAAAATAATTGTCATGAGCGGCAAGGGCGGCGTTGGCAAAAGCACAGTGGCGACAAATTTGGCATTTGGATTGAAGAATGCCGGCTTCAGGGTTGGCGTGATGGATACCGATATTCATGGCCCCTCTTTGGGAAAAATGTTAGGCATCGAGGGCCAGGCGCTGCGTCCCAGCGAAAAAGGAAATGGCTTGTTGCCCAATGAAATCGACGGCATCAAAGCAATTACTATGGCGACGTTGTTGCAAGATCCGGATGCGCCGGTTATTTGGCGCGGTCCTTTGAAAATGGGCGCCATTAAACAATTCCTCGGCGAAATCGAGTGGGGCGATCTGGATTATCTGGTTATCGATTCTCCTCCCGGAACAGGCGACGAGCCGCTGAGCGTTTGCCAGCTCATTCCGGAAGCTGACGGTTCCATTATCGTCACCACGCCTCAGGATGTGGCGCTGATTGATTCCAGGAAAACCGTCCATTTTTCCCAAGCGTTGAAAATTCCGGTGCTGGGAATTATTGAAAACATGAGCGGCTTCAAATGTCCGCATTGCGGGGAACCCATTGATTTGTTCAAAATCGGCGGCGGCGAACGGGCTGCGCATTCAATGAATGTGCCGTTTTTAGGAAGGATTCCCATTGATCCGAAAATTGTGGAAACCGGCGATGACGGCACGCCTTACATCACCGACTATGCCAAGTCCGAAGCCGGAAAAGCGATGCAGGAAATTGTGAA encodes:
- the cfa gene encoding cyclopropane fatty acyl phospholipid synthase, translated to MKAEQIVQGLLSEAGIKINGPEQWDIQVKDNRFYQRILSDHALGLGESYMDDWWECEALDEFISRLLKARIDEKVKGNWKMALYILQSKLFNRQKRSRASQVSEQHYDLGNDFYQTMLDKRMNYTCAYWKNAKNLDQAQEAKLDLVCKKIGLEKGMTVLELGCGWGSFAKFAAEKYGAHVVAVNISTQQVEFAREYCKALPVEIRHQDYREAEGKYDRVISIGILEHVGYKNYRTYMEVAHRCLKDDGIAFIHTIGNNVSTTYVNAWTNKYIFPNGMLPSIAQISKALEGLFVIEDLHNIGPDYDKTLLAWYNNFEKSWPKFKDRYGERFFRMWRFYLLSSAGGFRSRQHQLWQFVMTKPGRKQPHCRIC
- a CDS encoding MFS transporter translates to MKQKDLPENYRWNFTMGLIHGVMFSFGMAFSEPFAVLPVFMNAFTKSKLLIGLMISIIKSGSALPQLLIARKMQGLAKSKPILIKALWIRWLAWGFLAVVTFVWGSGNPVFVVIAFVAFLTIFSIGGGIAAIPYFNMIAHAIPAERRGKFWGTKQFLGGLFAVAAGYLVKLILSSKKMDFPQNYSMLFFVTFVVLAISYTGLSLFREHEFAPKNGKKPPLLRQIKTHLRRYPPLGYGVLTNILSYSLFLSLPFFVLYAKEKLSFPAAWIGYFISAQMSGAILSNLIWSRISDRVGPATVIRGAVSMAFLAVTMALFANSFWSYLLVFVFVGFFMDGANIGFSNYFLEIGNAELRPLFLSISGTLKFPVYFFPLVGGIIVDNFGYQILFLTNLALIAIGFVLSFLLCEPRRGDKECEITYEITDI
- a CDS encoding NAD(P)/FAD-dependent oxidoreductase, producing MVRAEVIVVGGGPAGSTCAWKLKQLGIDALILDKKPFPRLKLCAGWIQPEVISDLEIEIDDYPHRIVRFDRFRVHIKNKNLKIPVNQYAIRRIEFDEWLLQRSGADVHTHEVKNIEQRGEFYVIDEKFECRYLVGAGGTYCPVYRTFFKEKKPRRKNLMIASLEHEFAYDYQDENCHLWFVQNNLPGYSWYVPKGNGVLNLGVGGYAEKIKANRDTIKNQWEFFVKELKKLNLVQKVDFEPKGYVYFLRDDNDFVQNGRAYVIGDAAGLATRDMGEGIGPAVRSGILAAESIVQKKPFSLKRIKKNSFSKPGMLYKLGRAYLLRSYD
- a CDS encoding dinitrogenase iron-molybdenum cofactor biosynthesis protein; this translates as MKIAVTAKGGSMSAQTDERFGRCKYFVIVDSETMGFTIFENPSFGAASGAGPAAAREISRHNVEVLLTGNVGVNAQQALDAVGVKVVTGVGGLTVKEAVENYLQQQ
- a CDS encoding PAS domain-containing protein is translated as MIKDQKHNEIILDSIADGVFTVDCDWRITSFNKAAEGITGVSKKEALGSICRDVFHSNVCDSQCVLKQSIKENRYIRNKSIYIVNAKGEQVPITISAAPLKDESGKIIGGVESFRDVSEIVELRKKLEKKYYFQDIISKSAGIQKIFSILPDIAVSDSTVLIRGESGTGKELFAQAIHNLSNRAKKPLIIVNSGALPDTLLESELFGYKAGAFTDAKRDKPGRFALADSGTIFLDEIGDVSPALQVRLLRVLQEKTYEPLGSTESIKSDVRIIAATNKNLEKMVEEGTFREDLYYRLNVVSISLPPLRERKEDVPLLVNQFIDRFNKLKNKNIEGVSDEVLTVLMNYDFPGNIRELENIIEYSFILCHGKTIHINHLPEQLTSKFRKVSQQITAGMTLAEIQKRAVEQALIRNNWKKMATARELNVDKGTLRRMIQRLGIEEP
- a CDS encoding Mrp/NBP35 family ATP-binding protein, producing the protein MSLNTIGLDDKTKQKQLLDDMIKENMTRIKHKIIVMSGKGGVGKSTVATNLAFGLKNAGFRVGVMDTDIHGPSLGKMLGIEGQALRPSEKGNGLLPNEIDGIKAITMATLLQDPDAPVIWRGPLKMGAIKQFLGEIEWGDLDYLVIDSPPGTGDEPLSVCQLIPEADGSIIVTTPQDVALIDSRKTVHFSQALKIPVLGIIENMSGFKCPHCGEPIDLFKIGGGERAAHSMNVPFLGRIPIDPKIVETGDDGTPYITDYAKSEAGKAMQEIVNNIIERTNQK